TTTTCGTCTCCCCCATCCGATCACGTAGCAGCCATGGTCATCCTCTACGCCGAAATCTCCAACTGCATCCACATCCCGCGCTCCATCGCCCGGCACGACATCCAAGTCGCGCTCACCATCGTGCCCAACCGCCGCTGGCGCTGGCAGCGCAAAGACCTGCATGCCTCGCACCCGCTCATCTCGGCCCTCGCCGAGCGCCACTATGGTGTCGATTTCACGCGCAGCCTCGGCCCGACTCCTCCGCCGATGCTCATGAGCGAGATTCCGTGGCCGTTTGGAGAGGTCGAGTCGCTGCAGATTCTACCCGAGGAAAGCATCCCGCCGTCGGTCCCGTCGGTTCCGGCGGTCGTGAGCCGGCGACGGGATATGGAGTATGAGATACGCGGGGGGCTCGGGAGGGGGAAGCGATATCCCTACGATCCCACTGCGTCTGCCTCTGCATCCGCATCTGCACCGGACCACTCGCCGATGCAGACGCACGAAACGGACCGCTCGTCTGAGCAAATGGCGTACGAACCGGCCGAGACGAAAAAATACGAGCGGACCGAACCTAAACCGTACTCTCCCTCGGACTCGAAACCCACCTACCCGCCCGCAGCCTCTGCATCCGCCTCTACATCTGCATCCACATCAGCCCCTGCCTCGTCAGACGCAAACAAGTACGATTCCGCCAAGCAACCCAGCAACTCGAGCTACGAGCACCATACCCCGCCCTCGTCGATCCACCCGCCCATCCCGCCGAACCAGATCCCGGACCGGCTGTTTTACCCCATGAGTCTCGAGGAGAACTTTTTGAACTTTAGGGCTTGAGTCATCCGCACCATTTGCATGGCTCGGAGTTTATTCCCCAGTTGCCTCAACCCGATGCGATTCCTGAAGTTCTGGCTCGGTGAGTTTCTCCTCCATATATACTCTCTCTTTTATGTCGCAAACTCGTTTGTACTCATACATGCGCGACAGACTCCGAAACGAGCCTCCCGAGGGACACGTCGATTTGTACCAGTCCTCGGCGTATTTCGTCGAAGAACAGTACGATCGCGAACCGTACGACCAAATGGGATTCAGCGGCCCGACGGTCGTTCCGAGCGTCGGCGTCGCGCCTCCCATGGCGTATTCTCAGCATCAGGCCCAaactcaagctcaagctcaagTACAGGTCCAGGCTCAGGCTCAGCATCAGGGACGCAGGTGGAACGTCAGGCAGTAATCGAATGGGACGAGACAACCAGATGAACCAAGCAAGCAAGCGaaacaaaaaaaagaaacacACTACATGAAGAATGTAATTCCTATTCTATTCCATTCTGTTATCCTTCCCATCTCCCATCTCTCGGTCCTTGTGCTGGTCGACGATTCCCTGTTGTTCCTTATCGACCCAGTGCGCTTcatccccctcctcccctttCTTTTCTCTCATCTTCTTTCCGTCTTTTGTTTTTGCTTTGTTTCGAGTGGGTCTTTTTGTAGGATTACACTATTGTAGGGAATTATATTTTCTTTACTTGGGAGGGATTTTCGTGCGGGGCTCGTATAAAGTATTGCCCGAGAGCACAGATTGTATTCGCTATCATATGACATCAATATCCAGTTTGTCCGAGTTTGGAGCAGCCACCAATTATGGCTCGTTCTCCACTATAACTTATTTTCATAATAAAACGAAGAATAAGAAGAAAGGGAGGGAGGATCGTGTTCCTAGACGAGCCAGCGACCAGACAACCAGCGTACGAGACTTGATTTTCAAGGCACAACCTGGATCTAAGAATAACCGTTGAACGCGTATCTCTCCTATCTATCTTTACGGCGAAACGTCCGTTTCTATACACGGTTATCGAGCCGCGATGGTTTTCGGTCGGTTCGGGTTCGGTCCCGCTTCCTGATCAAGTGTGCCACTGTCACGACGACTGAACAAGCATTCAACAGACTGAATAAGATTCTCCGAAACCCGTATATCAACCCTGTTAACGAGAGACACGGATTTGATGTGTGTATTGGGAATGGTGGAGCCGAGTATATAGCCCTAGGGGTGCCCTCGCATGTTGGGCGCAGTCACCCCCTGAACCGGGTCGAGaacttgttttttttttgggcGCTAAAGGCGTGCTGGTAAATAGTTGAACAAGCGGGTTTCATTCAGGATGGTACACTCCCTCTTGGGGTATACAATAATCGAGTACAATAGCAGTTTACGAGAGAAATTGTCTTTGTGGTCCCGGCATATGCGAATCCCAAGTTTAGAGGGGCGCATAATCGGGTATCTTGTAATGCAGTGGGTAGTTCTATAGAATCGCCGATTAGTCTCTTTCTTTGTATGCATAGAAGAGGGCCACGCTAAATATGACAGGCCAGAGAACTCAGACTCACAAACACATGGTATACATGTCCGTTCTTCCCATGTGGAGGGTAGTATGCCTCGTTGAAGAGGTGTCCGGGTGGCATGTCTTCCTTGCGCGAGCGAATGTATCGGTCATCTATGATATTTAAAGTTAGATGAAAAAAGGCCCTGGAGTGGTTCGGGATTAGGACCAACCATCGCTTTCGCCAGTGATGGTAATCCATGTTTGGGCACGACGAATTTGCCGACTGTATAAGCACGCGTGAGAGGAAGTCGATGGACAAAAGGGGGTGAGAGACTTGCCTTGGAGCTCGGTATCGGTGATTGTGCTTCGGCTGACGCGAGCATATCCAACTCGCCACTGCAAACtcaaggttcatttcccgcACAAAGAAGTAGCCATCTATGTACGTACGAGTCCTCGGTAGAGAATATATTCGCACCTGTAATAGGATAGGATCAGTCCGGTGCCAAGATGCAAGCTCGGAGAACATACCACCGGTCCCAGTCCAAATGGTCGATGTCATGCCTACATTGTGTCATTCATCGAAAGTTGTATCGAACTCGGAGACTTACATTCGTCCGTCTTCGGTTAAGAAAAAGTAGGGTGCGGCTGTATGCAGTGTTAAATTATATTCGGCCAAACACATCAAAGCACGTACGTCGAGGAGATTGTGGCTTCGTTACGACATATCCTGCGAATATACAGAAACTCAGTACATGCAACCGAGTCGCTACCGAGATACAGCCCACGACACTATACCGTACCTAGGAAGATCGTAGGCTCTGGGAATGTCGCGTTCATAATTTCAGCAAGCTTTTTGCTCTGGAGCTCCCTATCCAGGGGGTCTTCTTCTTGTCCATTGTGTGAGACAACAACATGGACTTTGGTTCCCCACGCATCGATAACCGCACTGATAGCAGGCGCAAGTTCGCCGTTGGGCGAGGGCAGCAAATGATGCGTCGAGTTCAAAATTGGGAACTAAAACAAAGTTTCAGCGTCAGTATTTACAACCACGGGGTCAATATGAGTAGACTTGCCTTGGAGAGGAGGACAGCACCCCAGGTATGGGAGTTGGGCCCCGGTCCAAGATCTAGATTAGGGCTATCATTAAAGTTTGCTCCACCCTCTTTGTTGCGAAGACTTGCCAACATACTGGAATATGAATTAGTATGATCCGAAATCACAACTTGGTTAACTTACATAGCCAAGCTCTTCTGCTATCACTTGTGTCCTAAGACGTAACAATCAGCCAAGGTTTAGGCCCATAGAAGTGCTACATACAGATCTCGGTGGCCAAATACAGTCCGCTGCTCAGATTTAGTAGATACCCTGAGTTCCGTGGTTGTATACTTACATGCAAATCAGTTTCAAGGAGACCTGTATATCCAGTTAGCAGGTGCTAAACTCGCACAAGGGTACCACATACCAACAACATCCAACTCCATATCGCTGTTTGACATTGAGCAAGTGTGCACATACATCATATACGAGCTTACCGTATCAAATTGCGCATTCTCCCTAGTTTTGTGTAAGCGAAATCGTCTCCGATGCCATGGCCATCACTCACTCTGACTATCCCTACCCTCGTTGTCTTGTCCAAAGTCTGATCAAGGAATGTATTAGTATAGAGTTTCTTGACGTGAACCTCACGCACGCATTGTCCAGATCCCAGCAGTAATCAATCGATCACCCGAGTGGTGAGGCACCGGCGGACTCCGGGGCGTGCGATACAATGCCACCGACATTGCCAGAACCATAACAAGACCCAGAGTAGCCCGAATACGAGACTTGAGTTTAGCAAATACCGATACAGATGGAGTATTAGAAGACTGTGCTTCATTTGACCCTATCGTACGCTTTCCCCAATTAAGTACGCCACAAGCAATGGCAATCACCTCGGCTGTGAGGACACTATATATGCGTTAAGCTCTGATTATTTATCCCAAACGAAACACTCACATGTCAGTTCTCTCCCGCATATACACACCACCCGGCACAAATGCGTATGCAGTTGCCCAAACCTTCACACATGGGTCAGTCCTAATCATTCAAAATCAAGCATAGGAGAAACACGCACATCAGCGAGTATCAATGCGACTATCGTCAACCACATTAGATAATAAACCCAAGCGCTGCCACGGAATGCCGACTCTTGAAGCATCTTGGGGAAGATAGACATTAAGAAAAGACCGTACACCAATCCTCCGGCGTATCCGACCCAATCACGGTACTGATACATTATGAAGCATGCTCCTGCACCAATGGACAACCACGCAGGATGATTCACTACTCGTGACGCTGACGAACTACTTGCTAAAGCAATACCAGCACACAATACAGAAATAGTGACTGAGCCGGATATTACTCCGGGGATCGGTCCctaaaaacatgagatagaTCTTGGGTGCAGGTATACGACGAGACATACTTTGGCTGGGTATCCAGTCCATGACCATGCAACAATTGTTCCTGAGTCGGCGAACAAAGAGTACAAGGCGAAAATGGTTCCTCCCAGGCCAACGCTCGACATCCATGTTCTGGAGCTATCCAGTTTGACGACTTCTCGGGTAGATGTGGGAGGTCGAGATGCAAACTGGACGAGGGCTAGCAGTGCCAAGAACAACCCAGTCTTGTTCCATCCACCGGAGCGCGAGTCAACAATCGGCCAAACAGGGTTGTTAGAATGATTAGCCAATTTAGACAGATTGGCAAGGATGAAACCAGCAGCAAGGACTGTGCGATACGGTAAGTTTCTTTCATTCAAGCGGACTCGTGCTACGTACCCAGCGAATTGTCCATGGGATTGACGTGTTCATTCAATCCGCTCCAAGTAATCGCCCAGTCAATACCCAAGGCCATGTTAGCAAAGGCAACAATGAACAAACGGCCAAGTGGTTCGTCCGTAGCATAGGCTGCCATGCCAAGTATCACGCAAGCCCGGGTGACGACTTGGCCCGTGTGAGAAGCCATACTTTTCCTGAATGATCTGATACCAAGCCAGAATGGTGTGAGTGTACTGATAACTGCTAACTCAGAGCCGGTGACGCCTATGTGGAAAGATATTGGTTAATCGCTCGCCCACCCTTTGTTTTACTTACCAAGCTCCCAAATGTTGAAATAAAATAAGGTAATAGCTACGGGGTTGTGTAAGCAGTAGACCTGATTCAGAATATGAAAACTCACCCAGCGATGTGTAAACGGACCATGAACAATAGGCTAAGTCCACATATTCAGTAAGTAACATTCCCTAATGTGTTTCACTTACAAAGATATAAATCTGCCGCGTATGTAGCTGCTTGAGAGAAAATGATTGATTTAATCAATCCAGGCCGATTCGAAGATATAGTACTGGTCGCAGCGTTTTCCGGCTTCTTCTCCTGGACATTTTTTGGCAAAACTTTCGACTCTATGCTCGCCTTTGGATGTATAGAATCAGCAGAGATATCAGTTTCGGGTACTCTGGTTCTGGGTCGAAATAATCCATTTTAGCACAGGGTTATACACTATGTGTAAAGACAGAGCCGGTGAGAGACATCTTGCCATACTTTTCGATTTCTGCGCTGCTACTGCCCACGGTGCGGATTGAAATCTAGAGTCATGTCAGCGTTGCCATTTACAGGTTCAATGTGGCAGCACCTCAATCGTACTAAATTCGGCTATAACACATGTTAAAAGCGACCATCGTCCTTTTTGTTATATTCGGACGCACCAGATTTAAGAGAATCGAAAGCATGTCGGCCACGATTAACCACCACTCGAAAAAGCTGTAATGTGTATAAGCTGTGTCTCTCGTCAATAATAGTGTGTTATCCAGTGAACCATCGGTTACAAACCTCCAGGGATTCTCTGAACCTTATGTCGAATGAAGAAATATATCATAGGAGGTAGAGCACCAAAGAATCTAAGAACCGAATGAGCAAGCTTTATTACTGGATATGCCCATAAACATACGAAGTTGCAACGATTTTTCTAAGGCAAGAGTAAGTGATTGTAAATAATAGTGGAGCGTACGACATACCTGCGTTTCCGAGACGAATGTTGTCCATGTGGTGTGTAGGAAATACTCCCGACCATCCATGGAGGTTGCAGACCACATATCTGAATGAATGTTGAGTATAAACTACTTCTACATCGCATTTATACTACTTACATGATCATAAGAACGTCATGGGCATCATGATCGTCGTTTGAACTAAAGCATACCAGTTCGTTAAAGGCCTAGCCTATGCTGTTTGACTCACGTGATGTAAACCCATCCTTTGAGGGGGGTTTAGAAACATCGACATAATCCaaaggaataacaactcacCTCCACATGATACAGTTCGTATCACACCGCAAATGGCAATCGCCAGGGCTGCTTTAGGATGTTTAGTCCTCGTAACGAACCACCATAGGAATACAAGACCAAAACGTGGGCCTAGACAATTCGTTAATGTCACTGAGGGAGCCTAacaaaatatgtatatacccGACGTCAACGCAATGAGAATTTGGAAGAGATTGCGTTCAGGGTACCAGTCACCAATGCTAAAGTTTGGTTCTTGTTACAAACGGAACGATTTCGAATAATCAAACCCGACATACGTAGCAGATACACTGGGCCACCATTCTTGTGGCCATCCGGCTACTCCATTCTTGACTATTTTCTTATAATGTAGTGATGTGCCGACCGCCAGCGCACATAGGAATGCAGCACTTGCGCATATAGTGTGAACTCGGGCCACCCATGAAGAGTTGAAGACGATCTGCTGCCTAGACATGGCGCGAGCGCTCTCTTCTCGTGTGTACCTTCGCAAGGTAAGGAATCGTGGATGAATAAGATACACGAAGTCAACATGCTTGTCCCGAGCACGGCGCCGAGCCCACGTGATGCTACGTCATCCTTGGGTGTGGCGAAATAGGCGCCTTGAGCtgagaaacagatgcatatatacacaattGTTTCATAATTAAACCAACTGCCTGGTAGTTACAATGTTATTATATCATACTCATGCTTGTGGGCTCGTTATTTTGGTCATATCGAATATTAAGTAATCTCCACGAATAAGCTGTCCCGGTAAGAAATCAAGGGGTTGTATTTCTAGGACTTTGCCCTATTCTTCCCAGACTCTTCTGCCCTGATCCTTAAATATTCTCGGTATCTTTTTGCATAAGCTCTCTCATCGCATTGACTGTGTCTCGTACACGAGTGACTGCAGCCACCGCTTGATCGAGGCGTATAATATGAGCTGTGTATCCGCTCGAACATAAGAAAAATTGCTCAATAATGAGCACAGCCTTGGTACAAGCTATTAACTCTCGCGATACCAAATGTAGATGATTTACCTACGTGCATTATACCACTCCTCGTATCCTTCTCATCAATAAATAGCATATAATGAAGTGCGGAAGCGCGGTAGAGGAAAAGCGCCAGATCGTAAGCCTCAGTAACAAGCGCCTTTAAAGGCTGTTGGTGTGCATCTGGCAGCTCGACACGCCTCATTGGACCTATGCGTTATCGATAGGTTTCGGATAAAGAATGATTCGATATTTTTAGACTCACGGACACTCTCAACGGCTTGCAAAGTTATGTCAACGAATCGATTGGCCTGAATGATGAGCTGTGGAGGAAACATTGCAGTGCTTGTTGGTGGGGGTACTTCTGTCACTTTGACGTCGTTGACTGGCCACCCACTTGGGGGCGATACGGTGATCGGCTTCTTTCCAGGTAGCTGTTGTGATAGGTGTTGAGGTATAATTCCTGCCATGTATGCAATGATTTGATCCGTGCTTCGACCTGCATAGGTTTGGGAGAACTTGGACAGCCAGTCTATCCTTTTCCGTGTCCACGTGTGATTCGGGAGCTCCGACGGGGGCAATTCGAGTAACCGTTGGATTTTGGCGCGCAGCGGGATGCCAGGATAAAACCCGTGAAAGTAAAAATCCACCAATTTCATGGCTTCCTCAAGCTCAGGCGAATTCGGTGTCAACGTAGCACCACGAACCGGCATTACCGGCATGGGTAAGAGTGTGTCGGTAACTTCTGGCATAGGAGAAGGGAGTTTGGCCTTCAACGTCTTTGTGGCTGTCGCATATTCTAGCAGGCTTTTATTCCTCTCTTCCTCCGATAGACGACTCCAAGCAATGCAATATTGCTCAAAAGGAAGTAATAGCTCCCCTTGCGTCTTCTGAAGCATGTGTACGATACGTTTGGAATGGTCGTCATCTTGATTTTCGTGGTCAATCAGCTTCAATTGAGCCGCTAGTCGTTTCCATAGTCTAGGGTCACGGTTAATTTCAGCCTGCCCCCCCAGTGAGGTAATATTCAAAGCCAATAGCTGTAGGTCTAGGAACTTTCCCCCCAGTGTGGGTATATCTTGCTGGGTTTTTCTGCTTTGTAAGGCCCATAGCTTCCATAGATAGGAAAAGGTAAGACGGTCGGAAGGAATAGCAGGCTCCGAGTATGAATTCAAAGTTACCGCACCCGGAAGGCCAGTCTTAGTCCCAACATTGACAGGCATAGGGTTGACCGCGGTGGTCGAAGATGGTAAGATGGATGGCATCCGAGTGGTAATAGATGAAGATATAGAACCAGAGCCAGAAGTAGACATAGAGGTAGAGGCACGAGGCGTATATGATAAGCCTGTAGTCGAGCCTGGCTGACGAATACTATGCTCTAGCATACCCTCAACTCTGGCCAGCATAGATGTCACCGAACTTAGCTCTTCCCAGTGCGAGGCATCGCCCCTCCCAATGTGTGCTTCTGCCTGTTCTCTAGCTTGAGAAACTCGTCTTTTCAGTTCGTCGATTCCTATCGGTCGGTCGGGGTGAGACGTAGTTTCTGAGACGCTCCGAGACATGGATCTCAGGCCAAAGGGCAATTGGTGAAGTCGTGAGCAAAATGCCTTTTAAGCTTGGGAGGAATCGGGCTGGCGTGTCAAGGGAGAAAGGTCTCGAGTAGCACAATATTAGAAAACAAATATTTGAAAAGCGAACGACGTATAATCCTCCCTTGTTTAGCGGCTTGATGTGGATGGAGTTTAGAGTGGGTGGCTGTGCAATTAGGGGTGGTTCTTCTAGTCAGTCAAATAGGACTTGACCAATTTAATACAACTTAAACAAAAACAAGCCACTAATGAATTATACAGCGAGGTTAGGACGTGGAAAAAGCAATCGAAATCGACTGTAAAGAATATAGTGCTTCGCCTTGTCGCGCTCGAGCCGCGTTCTGAGTTTATTACCAGAGAGTTGTTGAAGCTCTTGGTAGTACAACTGGACTTCCAGAATGTCGGCATGTAACTCAACCTTAATCCTGTTTGCCAGTTCCATTCGATTCTCCCATTCAACTGGCGCTTTGAAGGCTGCGAGACTCATAATGTTCATTACATGGGTACCGACAACGTCTTCGGGAGGGGGAGCGTAACCAGTAGTCGacatggatttgaggtgggcgTAAATACTAAATATATCGAGGTCCGTGCGAATAGCGACTCCTTGGTAAGCAAGACGCTCAACGAGATACAGCAGTGCCTGTATTGAGGTAAGTTAAAGATCCGCCGATGGAATATCTACTTACGGTTCGGACATTTGCATCCTCGAGCGGTTGCTGATGACAAATTTGGATCGTCGTCTGGATGGTTTGGCTCAAACCTGCTCCCAAGTCAAACCCAGGTGCCGCTGCGCCCTATGGGCGCGAATGGATTGGTGATTCCAATGGTAATGTCGAGGTATAAACTCACTATGTAGCGAGACGCAGGCGGCTGTTTGTACTTCTCGTTCATTTTGCAGTAGCTCCACTGTCCTACCGAGCCACACTCTCCTGTCGGCCCAGCGGGCCCCCCTTTGTTGAGACGAAATGGTGCGCCTTTGAGTTTCCCATCTAATATCCACCAATTCAATTGGCGAAGGTAACATTCTAAATGCGAGTAGATGGGGTTAAAAGTAACAATCTGCCGAGATATATTCTTAGTTTTGGTGGGTCGATAATTATAGCACTTCGCACCTCTGAGAATTCTAGATGGGTGCTCTGCATCTGATTGGCAGTAACTCTCCTCCTCCCGGAGGACCCAGTACCTATTGAAGTACCCGAAACTCCACGAGAAGAGCCCCTGGTCGACGCGTTGCCATGCTTCGTAACTCGAGACTTGGAAGACGACGATCCCATCACCTTCTAGGTAATCCAACCAGTTAAGTATGTCGTAAGTTTAACGGATAATTCCCAGGAACTACCCAAAGGCCCTCACGACCACCGCGTGCAAGAGGTGTGAGCGTCCAGTTTAAGCGCTGTCATGCCGAGGAGATCTTGAACGTGCGGCCTGATTGCCACAGCCCGAAGCATCTACGACTAGAGCGCTAAGCTAAGTTGTGGCAGAACACAGCATACACAGCAGTGCGCAACACTCTAACCTGAACAAAGATCCAATACGGCTATCAAGTGAGGTAGGCTACTTTGTTGAATGGAAACAATGGAATTCCCACACGTGATTCAAATGTTGGATGCGATTTAACGTTCAATTAGAACTTTATGACAAATTCTAAGGTACTTCAGCCCTCAGCGGATCGCATGAGTTGAATGCGTCGCAGGAATTTGCCAACTGATAAGTGCTAGTTCTATATACACAAAGGCCGCCCCTGTAAGTGGCAGTTGCCTAGTTCTGTGGAATAGTATCGCGTGGTTCGGAATTGCGTTGCCATGGTGTGGCGATCCTGGGCAAAATATAGCCCTTGCCGGTGCAAGATAAAAGACCGGCTTGCAGGCATGGCTGACACTAGGCTGGTTCACTCCCTCATTTGCGCGATTTGGTCTGCTCTTTTCTCTCTTTCATTCTCTCCCAACGgtaagcccaaacccaatgTCAGTCGCCAACATTGTGACCAATGCAAATAGATAGGACCCCGGTGGCCCTCTTAACTGCCGTGCAGCTCATTCGTATCCCAACAATTTCATTTTCTGTAACGGTACCAATCATAGTCGGTCCAATTTTTTGAGATCTTCGTGACCTGTGCGTATGGTGGGCAAACGAATTGGTGTTGGTGCTTACATCTATCTGGAATTTCAGATACATTCATTACATCATGCTTTTTAACCCCTCAGCAATTCTCGCTGTTCTCGGTGTTCTTTCCGTTCTTCCGGCCTACGCTACCCATGAATCTTCGTTGCCCTCGGTCCGCCGAAGCCTGGCATCCAAACTCGAGCGCCGAGCCGAGAAGATCAAGCGCCAGCAGGATGCTCAAAAGTCCTTAAGTATGTTTGTGATATATTCATGGATAAAAACACAATATTTACGAATGCGCAGCTTTGGAGGCTTCTCAGATCGCTAAGGGCCTGGCAAACGACGGTCAACAAGGGGGTGGTGATCCGGGTCAGGTACCTTCCCTGACTTCGACCAATAACTTGTGAGTTCGGGTACCCCGAGACTCCCGCTGATGCTGATTTTTTGTCGCCAGCATCAATTTTTGCCTTAGTATGTTGCTACGGCTTATACCATTAATTATATGGCTCACTGATCaatgatttcagctcaaaaCGTGCCTCTGACAAACGGTCAGCAAGTTAGGGGCGGGAGTTGCAACGGTGTTCCTGTAAGTCATCTTATCTCGGGCTATTATTTGAGTCTGATATGGCCCTGTAGATGGGTCGGATCATTGGCTCGAACAAAATGCCTTCTGCTAAGTTTGTCAGCCCAAAGAACGGCGATACCATTCAGGCCAACACCGCGTTTACGATCCGGATGGCAATCAGCAATATGGTCACTGGAAACTTTGTAAACCCTACCAGCAACTACTACTCGGCACCTCAACGTTAGTGATTTCTTTATTAAGCCTGCTACTCCATATTTaccgcgcatatatccagaGGTCGATGGCTCGGGTACCGTTATTGGCCATTCCCACGTTACGGTCGAACTTCTCAGTTCTCTCGACCAAACTACCGTTACGGACCCACAAAAGTTTGCCTTTTTCAAAGGGTTGAACAACGCAGCTCAGGGGGTGTCTTGACTGCTGATGTCACTGCTGGCTTGCCGGCTGGCCCATACAGGATGTGCTCGATCAACTCGGCGGCTAACCATCGTAAGTATTTAGGGAAATATTTGACGATCTTACTAATGCCGAATAGAACCTGTTCTCGTTGCTGTCGCCCAGAGAGGCTCAGTTGACGATTGCGTTTACATACAGGTTGGAAATGCAAACGGTGGTAATGGTGGTAATGGTAACGCCGGTGGAGGCCAAGGTGGAGGCAATTCGAACAACGGCGGCAACAACCAAAATAATGGTGGGAACAATCAGAACAACGGTGGAAACAACCAGAACAACGGCGGAAATAACCAGAATAATGGTGGAAACAACCAGAATAACGGTGGAAACAACCAGAACAATGGAGGAAACAACCAGAATAACGGAGGAAATAACTCGAACAATGGTGGCAACAAGGGAGGGAACTTCCAAACATTCGCCGGTTCGTATTATTCAAGTGGACCTCGATTTACGCTCTAAATATGTTCACTTATAGGTGCTCTTGGAGGGGCTGCACCCTCAGTCACAGCGGGAGGGAAAGGTTTCCTGATCAACGGTGATAGCTTCATCAACAAGAACGGCGCGCTGCAGCGGTCGTGTGATATCCAGAAGAACGCTTGGTCCGTATATTCTCATTCTAGTAGTAGTCTTTGAATACGGTA
The nucleotide sequence above comes from Rhizoctonia solani chromosome 3, complete sequence. Encoded proteins:
- a CDS encoding Frag1 domain-containing protein: MSRQQIVFNSSWVARVHTICASAAFLCALAVGTSLHYKKIVKNGVAGWPQEWWPSVSATIGDWYPERNLFQILIALTSGPRFGLVFLWWFVTRTKHPKAALAIAICGVIRTVSCGGWVYITSNDDHDAHDVLMIIYVVCNLHGWSGVFPTHHMDNIRLGNAGMSKIVATSFFGALPPMIYFFIRHKVQRIPGAYTHYSFFEWWLIVADMLSILLNLPNLISIRTVGSSSAEIEKYGKITRVPETDISADSIHPKASIESKVLPKNVQEKKPENAATSTISSNRPGLIKSIIFSQAATYAADLYLSYCSWSVYTSLAITLFYFNIWELGVTGSELAVISTLTPFWLGIRSFRKSMASHTGQVVTRACVILGMAAYATDEPLGRLFIVAFANMALGIDWAITWSGLNEHVNPMDNSLVLAAGFILANLSKLANHSNNPVWPIVDSRSGGWNKTGLFLALLALVQFASRPPTSTREVVKLDSSRTWMSSVGLGGTIFALYSLFADSGTIVAWSWTGYPAKGPIPGVISGSVTISVLCAGIALASRACFIMYQYRDWVGYAGGLVYGLFLMSIFPKMLQESAFRGSAWVYYLMWLTIVALILADVWATAYAFVPGGVYMRERTDIVLTAEVIAIACGVLNWGKRTIGSNEAQSSNTPSVSVFAKLKSRIRATLGLVMVLAMSVALYRTPRSPPVPHHSGDRLITAGIWTMHFGQDNEGRDSQRRMRNLIRDMELDVVGLLETDLHRTVFGHRDLTQVIAEELGYYVGKSSQQRGSWTGAQLPYLGCCPPLQGKSTHIDPVVFPILNSTHHLLPSPNGELAPAISAVIDAWGTKVHVVVSHNGQEEDPLDRELQSKKLAEIMNATFPEPTIFLGYVVTKPQSPRPAPYFFLTEDGRMHDIDHLDWDRWCEYILYRGLWRVGYARVSRSTITDTELQGKSLTPFCPSTSSHACLYSRQIRRAQTWITITGESDDDRYIRSRKEDMPPGHLFNEAYYPPHGKNGHVYHVFNYPLHYKIPDYAPL
- a CDS encoding ARID/BRIGHT DNA binding domain; its protein translation is MGSSSSKSRVTKHGNASTRGSSRGVSGTSIGTGSSGRRRVTANQMQSTHLEFSEIVTFNPIYSHLECYLRQLNWWILDGKLKGAPFRLNKGGPAGPTGECGSVGQWSYCKMNEKYKQPPASRYIGAAAPGFDLGAGLSQTIQTTIQICHQQPLEDANVRTALLYLVERLAYQGVAIRTDLDIFSIYAHLKSMSTTGYAPPPEDVVGTHVMNIMSLAAFKAPVEWENRMELANRIKVELHADILEVQLYYQELQQLSGIDELKRRVSQAREQAEAHIGRGDASHWEELSSVTSMLARVEGMLEHSIRQPGSTTGLSYTPRASTSMSTSGSGSISSSITTRMPSILPSSTTAVNPMPVNVGTKTGLPGAVTLNSYSEPAIPSDRLTFSYLWKLWALQSRKTQQDIPTLGGKFLDLQLLALNITSLGGQAEINRDPRLWKRLAAQLKLIDHENQDDDHSKRIVHMLQKTQGELLLPFEQYCIAWSRLSEEERNKSLLEYATATKTLKAKLPSPMPEVTDTLLPMPVMPVRGATLTPNSPELEEAMKLVDFYFHGFYPGIPLRAKIQRLLELPPSELPNHTWTRKRIDWLSKFSQTYAGRSTDQIIAYMAGIIPQHLSQQLPGKKPITVSPPSGWPVNDVKVTEVPPPTSTAMFPPQLIIQANRFVDITLQAVESVRPMRRVELPDAHQQPLKALVTEAYDLALFLYRASALHYMLFIDEKDTRSGIMHAVLIIEQFFLCSSGYTAHIIRLDQAVAAVTRVRDTVNAMRELMQKDTENI